A region of Candidatus Eisenbacteria bacterium DNA encodes the following proteins:
- a CDS encoding DNA polymerase III subunit alpha gives MEHCKFVHLHNHTEYSLLDGACRIGDLVNAAKAYGMPALAITDHGNMFGAIEFYDKATRAGIKPLLGCEVYVARDRKEKNKDAGSRTHHLVLLAASNEGYRNLLSLVSAGYLEGFYYTPRVDREVLRKYSSGLVALSGCLSGEVARVAASGNLDAATAVAAEFREIFGEGNFYLELQNHGMEEELLVLPRLLEVSKRTGIRVVATNDCHYLKREDSEAHDVLLCIQTGKSVDDTDRLRFDTDQVYFKSPQEMMQVFADIPEACSTSIEIAEKCNVVLEFGKMYLPHFPLPDGCPSADHCLRTMAEQGLRERYHDITEDIVRRFEYEIDTICKMGFAEYLLVVRDFIEKAREMAIPVGPGRGSAAGSLVSYCLKITDIDPLKFGLLFERFLNPERISMPDIDVDFGYERRNEIIDYVLGKYGKENVTQIITFGTMAARAVVRDVGRALGVSYGEVDRLAKLIPNEPNMTLEKALGTVPELKELSTSDSTYEKLIRCASTLEGLARHASTHAAGVLIAPGKLTDYVPLFKSGENVVTTQYDMKSIERIGLLKMDFLGLRTLTVIEKTVEMVNRKGEARLSLESIPLDDEETFKLLRNAQTVGVFQVESSGMRDLLRRMKPSCIEDIIAVNALHRPGPIQGEMVKDFTLCKNGQKKITFEHPLLEPILKDTHGVILYQEQVLEIAHKLAGFSLGQADILRRAMGKKMAEEMDAQRRAFIGGAKKNGINRRTAERIFDLMANFAGYGFNKSHSTAYAIICYQTAYLKARYPQEFMAASLSSEMDRTERVTILVEECRRMGIKVLAPDICESQGEFTVTPLGIRFGLGAIRNVGSGAIRSIVQARESGGRFKSAFDVCRRVDLRLVNKRVLESLICAGSCDGLPGHRAQLLSALTKAYGTGQRKQREKVNGQVSFFDSRGHEFAGEELPEVSPWSRSIQLAREKEMLGFYFSDHPLAPFRDRVRRIASFEIAKLSELSDGTNVKVVGVVSSSKMIIGRNKRPMAFITLEDFSGSVECLVFSDLYEKARRDICVDSILIVKGRTSSKEEEIKLIAQEIEEFKDTSEIVAPSEELGRGGCPAGGPGDGTSLKVLGEDVPVSRQKPRLEILLPSCGIELATRVKDVLQSFPGECEVVLVVQGDERAPVKVRVRSVRVSADDLLLHALGELIGPEGVKIGWPQREILDTADTAQWSPPIGQR, from the coding sequence TTGGAACACTGCAAGTTTGTTCATCTTCATAATCACACCGAATACAGCTTGCTCGATGGGGCATGCCGAATCGGAGACCTCGTGAACGCCGCCAAGGCGTACGGAATGCCCGCTCTCGCCATCACCGATCACGGAAACATGTTTGGAGCCATAGAGTTCTACGACAAGGCAACGCGAGCAGGCATCAAGCCTCTGCTGGGCTGTGAGGTCTACGTTGCCAGGGACAGGAAGGAAAAGAACAAGGACGCGGGTTCCCGGACTCACCACCTGGTTCTTCTTGCCGCGAGCAATGAGGGCTACAGGAATCTCCTGAGTCTCGTTTCAGCGGGCTATCTCGAGGGTTTCTATTACACCCCGAGAGTCGACAGGGAAGTCCTCAGAAAATACTCGTCCGGGCTCGTGGCTCTGAGCGGGTGCCTGAGCGGGGAGGTGGCGCGTGTCGCAGCGAGCGGTAACCTGGATGCCGCTACGGCGGTGGCCGCCGAGTTTCGCGAGATCTTTGGCGAGGGCAACTTCTACTTGGAACTGCAGAATCATGGAATGGAGGAAGAGCTCTTGGTGCTTCCAAGGCTTCTGGAGGTGAGCAAGAGAACCGGAATACGGGTCGTGGCCACGAACGATTGCCACTACCTCAAGAGAGAGGACAGCGAGGCACACGATGTTCTTCTGTGCATTCAAACCGGCAAGTCCGTGGATGACACCGACCGTCTGCGTTTCGACACGGATCAAGTCTACTTCAAGTCGCCGCAGGAGATGATGCAGGTCTTCGCTGACATTCCTGAGGCGTGCTCCACCAGCATCGAGATTGCGGAAAAATGCAACGTCGTTCTTGAGTTTGGCAAGATGTATCTTCCTCACTTTCCGCTTCCCGACGGCTGCCCCAGCGCCGATCACTGTCTTCGTACCATGGCCGAGCAGGGTCTTCGAGAGAGATATCACGACATTACAGAAGATATCGTCCGGCGGTTTGAGTACGAGATCGACACCATCTGCAAAATGGGGTTCGCCGAGTATCTGCTCGTCGTGAGAGATTTCATTGAGAAAGCGAGGGAGATGGCAATACCCGTTGGTCCCGGCAGGGGCTCGGCCGCGGGAAGTCTGGTGTCGTACTGCCTGAAAATCACGGACATCGATCCACTCAAGTTCGGACTTCTATTCGAGAGGTTTCTGAATCCCGAGCGAATCAGCATGCCCGACATAGACGTTGATTTTGGATACGAACGGCGGAACGAGATCATAGACTATGTGCTTGGGAAGTACGGCAAGGAGAACGTGACCCAGATAATTACGTTCGGCACCATGGCGGCGCGCGCCGTTGTAAGGGACGTGGGAAGGGCGCTGGGCGTCTCGTACGGCGAGGTTGATCGACTGGCCAAGCTCATACCCAACGAACCGAACATGACGCTGGAAAAGGCGCTGGGGACCGTTCCGGAGCTCAAGGAGCTTTCGACCTCGGACAGCACCTACGAGAAACTGATAAGGTGCGCTTCGACTCTCGAGGGACTTGCCAGACATGCTTCGACTCACGCGGCAGGCGTCCTCATTGCCCCCGGGAAGCTCACGGACTACGTGCCGCTTTTCAAGTCCGGCGAAAACGTCGTTACCACGCAATACGACATGAAGTCTATCGAGAGAATCGGTCTCCTCAAGATGGACTTTCTGGGATTGAGGACTCTCACCGTCATTGAGAAAACCGTGGAAATGGTGAACCGAAAAGGAGAGGCCAGGCTTTCGTTGGAAAGCATTCCTCTCGACGACGAGGAGACGTTCAAGCTCTTGAGGAACGCTCAGACGGTGGGTGTCTTTCAGGTGGAGAGTTCGGGGATGAGAGACCTCTTGAGGAGGATGAAGCCAAGTTGTATCGAGGACATCATAGCCGTGAACGCGCTCCACAGACCCGGGCCGATTCAGGGAGAGATGGTTAAGGACTTCACTCTCTGCAAGAATGGACAGAAGAAGATAACGTTCGAGCATCCTCTCCTCGAGCCGATCCTCAAGGACACTCACGGTGTCATACTCTACCAGGAGCAAGTGCTCGAGATCGCTCACAAACTTGCGGGTTTTTCCCTTGGCCAGGCCGACATTTTGAGAAGGGCCATGGGCAAGAAGATGGCCGAAGAAATGGACGCCCAGAGAAGGGCCTTCATCGGCGGTGCGAAGAAGAACGGGATAAATCGAAGAACGGCAGAACGCATTTTCGATCTGATGGCCAACTTCGCCGGGTACGGGTTCAACAAGTCGCACAGCACCGCGTATGCCATAATTTGTTATCAAACCGCCTACCTGAAGGCCAGGTATCCTCAGGAGTTCATGGCGGCATCGCTGAGCAGCGAAATGGATAGGACGGAGCGCGTGACGATCCTGGTCGAGGAATGCCGAAGAATGGGAATCAAGGTGCTGGCTCCTGACATTTGCGAAAGCCAGGGAGAGTTCACCGTCACTCCTCTGGGGATTCGCTTCGGCTTGGGTGCGATACGCAACGTAGGTTCTGGAGCGATAAGGTCCATAGTCCAGGCGCGGGAGAGTGGAGGGAGATTCAAGAGCGCGTTTGACGTTTGCAGGCGAGTAGACCTGCGTCTGGTCAACAAGCGGGTTCTCGAGAGCCTCATATGCGCGGGGTCCTGCGACGGCCTGCCGGGTCACAGAGCGCAGCTCCTGAGCGCACTCACCAAGGCCTACGGAACCGGACAGAGAAAACAGAGGGAGAAGGTCAACGGCCAGGTTTCCTTCTTTGATTCGCGCGGCCACGAGTTCGCGGGGGAAGAACTGCCGGAGGTAAGTCCCTGGTCTCGCAGCATTCAACTCGCCAGGGAGAAGGAAATGCTCGGCTTCTATTTCTCCGACCATCCGCTTGCTCCTTTTCGAGACAGGGTGAGGAGGATCGCTTCGTTCGAAATAGCGAAGCTCTCGGAGCTCTCGGATGGAACGAACGTGAAAGTCGTTGGAGTGGTCTCGTCGAGCAAGATGATCATCGGGAGAAACAAGAGGCCGATGGCGTTCATCACACTTGAAGATTTCTCCGGTTCGGTCGAGTGTCTAGTGTTCTCTGACCTCTACGAAAAGGCGAGGCGCGACATTTGCGTGGATTCGATCCTGATCGTGAAAGGGAGAACCAGCAGCAAGGAAGAGGAGATAAAGCTCATCGCTCAGGAAATTGAAGAGTTCAAGGACACTTCTGAGATCGTCGCGCCTTCGGAAGAGCTTGGGCGTGGGGGATGTCCGGCTGGGGGCCCGGGCGACGGTACTTCCTTGAAGGTGCTCGGAGAGGATGTTCCGGTTTCTCGGCAGAAACCGAGGCTGGAGATTCTGCTTCCTTCTTGCGGGATCGAGCTTGCCACGAGAGTCAAAGACGTTCTCCAGAGTTTTCCAGGTGAGTGCGAAGTCGTCCTCGTCGTGCAGGGCGACGAAAGAGCCCCTGTCAAGGTCAGAGTCCGCTCCGTGAGAGTCAGTGCGGACGACCTGCTCCTTCACGCGTTGGGGGAACTTATAGGCCCCGAAGGAGTTAAAATAGGGTGGCCGCAGAGAGAGATTTTGGATACTGCTGACACGGCGCAGTGGTCACCGCCAATCGGACAAAGGTAA
- a CDS encoding acetyl-CoA carboxylase carboxyltransferase subunit alpha gives MGIDGTWLDFEKPIVELERRIQDLKDFGTEENIEFTEELGRLEQRLTRLKSEIYSGLSSWQKVQLARHPRRPYTLDYVEAMCSSFQELHGDRNFGDDRAVVGGPAEIAGRPIMIVGQQKGRNTKENISRNFGMPHPEGYRKALRLMTMAGKFRCPILSLIDTPGAFPGVGAEERGQSEAIARNLREMALIPVPIVVAVIGEGGSGGALAMAVGDTVLMMENAIYSVISPEGCAAILWSDRAKAPQAAEALRLTATDLFEMSVVDELVPEPLGGAHRDAEKSAAALKEAVLRWLDDLSKLSVDELLTRRASKYRSMGVFEKE, from the coding sequence ATGGGCATAGACGGAACGTGGCTTGATTTTGAGAAGCCTATCGTAGAGTTGGAGCGACGAATACAGGACTTGAAGGACTTTGGAACCGAGGAGAACATCGAGTTTACCGAGGAACTGGGGAGGCTGGAGCAACGCCTTACCAGACTGAAGAGCGAGATATACTCGGGTCTCTCCAGTTGGCAGAAAGTCCAGCTCGCAAGACACCCGCGCCGCCCGTACACGTTGGACTACGTCGAGGCCATGTGCTCGAGCTTCCAGGAGCTTCACGGGGACAGAAACTTCGGGGACGACAGGGCCGTGGTAGGCGGCCCGGCCGAGATCGCCGGAAGGCCCATCATGATCGTGGGGCAGCAGAAGGGGAGGAACACTAAGGAGAATATCAGCAGGAATTTCGGCATGCCTCATCCGGAGGGCTATAGGAAGGCTCTCAGGCTCATGACGATGGCCGGCAAGTTCAGGTGTCCGATTCTGAGTCTCATAGACACCCCGGGAGCCTTTCCCGGAGTTGGTGCGGAAGAAAGGGGACAGTCGGAGGCAATCGCGCGTAACCTCAGGGAGATGGCTCTGATACCGGTGCCCATTGTCGTGGCAGTCATAGGTGAGGGAGGAAGTGGAGGTGCACTTGCCATGGCTGTGGGCGATACTGTGCTGATGATGGAGAACGCGATTTACTCAGTGATCTCACCCGAGGGTTGCGCCGCAATCCTCTGGAGCGACAGGGCGAAAGCTCCTCAGGCCGCTGAGGCGCTGCGGCTCACCGCGACGGATCTCTTCGAGATGAGCGTGGTTGACGAGCTCGTTCCGGAACCGCTTGGAGGTGCGCACAGGGATGCAGAGAAGTCGGCTGCCGCTCTTAAGGAGGCCGTGTTGCGCTGGTTGGATGATCTCTCAAAACTCTCCGTCGACGAGCTACTGACCCGGCGAGCCTCAAAGTACCGGTCAATGGGAGTGTTCGAAAAAGAGTGA
- a CDS encoding Trm112 family protein, which translates to MLSEELLRILACPKCKGDLEYDRTNDKLICHACRLRYNIKDNIPIMLIDEAEKL; encoded by the coding sequence ATGCTCAGCGAGGAGCTTCTACGAATACTGGCGTGTCCCAAGTGCAAAGGCGACCTGGAATACGACAGGACGAACGACAAGTTGATCTGTCATGCTTGCAGGCTGCGGTATAACATTAAGGACAACATCCCGATCATGTTGATAGACGAAGCAGAGAAACTCTGA
- the porU gene encoding type IX secretion system sortase PorU: protein MQFRFCRAARRDPRATGTPSCLSLIDALVALCLSLVVCAAFMATPSESEPLPGGPPARLIRSDQTLIEFDVIAEGTNFVTRETAAGSFEAVRIPGFFSYGRPGEAQLPHRTFLVGIPVGAAYDVTVLPLDDVTFQSKRILPAPVVSVGGDGMSEERIVPSESFYGRNESLPPSPLLGARESWMRNQRVLGIDVSPARYNPVSRILVVSTRVKVTITLRPGAVKSGAGREVQNIEAGEADGLEALYRATLVNYEPSRGWRGRRVPRPVSQLRDSFASSSNWCKLSVKGRGIYKVTGSDLRTAGVSDLGSINPLTLRLFNGGGLPLPAAREPSSLEEWMSECAIEVFDGGDGRFDDTDFILFYGMGTDGWKDYFEPTEPAVYLENSYTGTNVYWLTWDGSFVTNPEPVRIASRNGVPVTGGAYFPGYVPARLHVERNTFYDPSLAERDQRWEKWWYQALSSTASGPQSYLYTFEAPNLEPAARCSLMVRLWAPCTVTEVSCGYRHKGRIILNRQWVNEDSLYSVNSRMDLSGSGFWGQERDSLIITLGYASDVLYLAWYEFFYGKKLTVDSNSFALSSPDTTAIVRYPLNGVTDTTGLRLFDVTDYFSPVEIVGCDLQDAGGDFTLEFEDTLEAGRTKHYLLVSSAGLKSPESVVLKQFSRRLRDTENGADYVMVTHPTLAQGVQGLRSLRETTVPGIEDPATMVVLTSEIYDEFSWGLEDACALRDFIMYAYWNWAGSSRQVSYVFLVGEASYDFRNYLGTGFQNLVPAWEDSYDFYMQVQLVNDDFFVLLDGPGDVLTDVVVGRATVRTLGEARTVLDQKTVPYVNSPSHGVWRNKAIIVADDNYKLCAADELGYWHTYLSDSVAALHLPKALDKDKIYLAEFPRDAGVCYKSKAKQAFISSFDEGALIVNYIGHGSGNQLAHEQVFRLDDVGSLSNGEKLPLFFAGSCKVAKFDEPSGSQDAEGIAEKLLRQDGGGSIASVAATGLVYSDQNYDFNSAFFDFVFPGASLDSTTAIGVALQAAKNLLAVSKEDTLNARKYLLMGDPALQLAVPELEVAFDTTSADTVHLGEVVTVSGEIRDDGELAQWYDANVDLEVSGSEIVRIPGGWSPYYLPGYRFFHGSAAAEQGRFEFSFVVPVDTLILGSTGRARGYSVGTVDGTGIVSPMVIDHTGATPSDTTGPSVVLRFDNDARYVPSQSVLHVILRDEHGISITGTNASNSILLQVDKAIEPVDLTSAFVYYESSYQGGQIDYVIPTLSTGPHSVLVVAHDNLGNRGAGDLGFEIVERDTLLLKEVINYPNPFKEETYINFDLTADGMATIKIFTVSGTLIRKLCENSPARRGNNQFKWDGKDAEGDEVANGIYLYKIEVKDGEGDKDSFIGRAAVLK from the coding sequence ATGCAGTTCAGGTTTTGTAGGGCGGCGAGACGTGATCCTCGGGCGACGGGCACACCGAGTTGCCTGAGTCTGATCGATGCTCTGGTGGCACTTTGTCTGTCTCTTGTGGTCTGCGCTGCGTTCATGGCGACCCCCTCTGAGAGTGAACCGCTGCCCGGTGGTCCGCCGGCCAGGCTCATCCGCTCGGACCAGACACTCATCGAGTTTGACGTAATTGCAGAGGGCACGAATTTCGTGACCAGGGAGACGGCGGCCGGAAGTTTCGAGGCCGTCAGAATTCCCGGTTTTTTCTCGTACGGCAGACCCGGTGAAGCACAACTCCCACACAGGACCTTTCTTGTCGGCATTCCTGTCGGAGCGGCATACGACGTCACAGTGCTACCTCTCGATGACGTGACTTTTCAGTCCAAGAGAATACTTCCTGCCCCGGTCGTTTCTGTCGGTGGCGACGGGATGAGCGAGGAACGAATCGTTCCCTCGGAGAGCTTTTACGGCAGAAACGAGTCACTTCCTCCCAGCCCGCTCCTGGGGGCGCGGGAATCATGGATGAGAAATCAGAGAGTCCTCGGGATCGACGTCTCTCCTGCGAGGTATAACCCCGTCTCCCGGATCCTCGTGGTGTCGACAAGAGTCAAGGTCACCATCACGTTGCGACCCGGCGCAGTGAAATCAGGAGCCGGGCGCGAAGTGCAGAACATCGAGGCAGGTGAGGCGGACGGTCTCGAAGCCCTCTACCGGGCCACCCTCGTGAATTACGAGCCTTCCCGTGGCTGGAGAGGCAGGCGGGTTCCCAGACCGGTCAGTCAACTCCGCGACTCGTTTGCCTCGTCATCGAATTGGTGCAAACTGTCGGTCAAGGGACGCGGAATCTACAAGGTAACGGGCTCGGACCTCAGAACGGCCGGGGTGAGCGACCTGGGAAGCATAAACCCTCTCACGTTGAGACTCTTCAACGGAGGAGGCCTTCCGCTTCCAGCTGCGAGAGAACCTTCTTCGCTCGAGGAGTGGATGAGCGAGTGTGCCATCGAGGTTTTCGACGGAGGGGACGGTAGATTCGACGATACCGATTTCATCCTTTTCTACGGGATGGGGACTGACGGCTGGAAGGATTACTTCGAGCCCACCGAGCCCGCCGTGTATCTGGAGAACAGTTACACGGGCACGAACGTTTACTGGCTTACGTGGGACGGCAGCTTTGTCACGAATCCGGAGCCCGTACGGATCGCGTCAAGAAACGGCGTCCCCGTGACGGGCGGCGCGTACTTTCCCGGGTACGTTCCCGCGAGGCTTCACGTAGAGAGGAACACGTTCTACGATCCTTCACTGGCGGAGAGAGACCAGCGCTGGGAGAAGTGGTGGTACCAGGCGCTTAGCAGCACCGCAAGCGGACCCCAGTCATATCTCTACACCTTCGAAGCTCCCAACCTCGAGCCTGCCGCCAGATGCAGCCTCATGGTAAGACTGTGGGCACCCTGCACAGTGACTGAAGTCTCCTGCGGCTACCGGCATAAGGGTAGAATCATATTGAACAGGCAGTGGGTGAATGAGGACTCGTTGTACAGTGTGAACTCCAGGATGGATCTTTCCGGGAGCGGTTTCTGGGGTCAGGAAAGGGACTCCCTGATCATCACCCTGGGCTACGCGAGTGACGTGTTGTACCTCGCGTGGTATGAATTTTTCTACGGCAAGAAACTGACTGTGGACAGCAACTCCTTCGCGCTCTCAAGCCCTGACACTACGGCCATTGTGAGGTATCCGCTCAACGGCGTGACCGACACCACGGGCCTGAGGCTCTTCGACGTGACCGACTACTTCTCTCCAGTCGAAATAGTGGGGTGTGACCTGCAGGACGCCGGAGGCGACTTCACGCTGGAATTCGAGGACACTCTCGAAGCAGGCAGAACAAAACACTATCTCCTGGTATCTTCAGCCGGCCTCAAGAGCCCCGAGAGTGTTGTCTTGAAACAGTTCAGCCGCCGCTTGAGGGACACCGAGAATGGCGCAGACTACGTCATGGTGACGCACCCGACTCTTGCGCAAGGAGTCCAGGGGCTCAGGTCATTACGAGAGACGACAGTTCCTGGGATAGAGGATCCGGCGACCATGGTGGTCTTGACGTCGGAGATCTATGATGAATTTTCTTGGGGGCTTGAGGATGCGTGTGCACTCAGGGATTTCATTATGTATGCTTACTGGAATTGGGCCGGAAGCTCAAGGCAGGTTTCTTACGTGTTTCTTGTCGGGGAAGCCTCGTACGATTTTCGCAATTACCTCGGCACCGGTTTCCAGAACCTGGTTCCCGCATGGGAAGATAGCTATGATTTTTACATGCAGGTTCAGCTCGTGAATGACGATTTCTTTGTTTTGCTCGACGGTCCCGGCGATGTGCTGACCGACGTCGTTGTTGGAAGAGCTACCGTCAGGACCCTCGGAGAGGCACGCACGGTTCTCGATCAGAAGACCGTGCCCTATGTCAACTCTCCAAGCCACGGGGTGTGGCGCAACAAGGCCATTATTGTCGCAGACGACAATTATAAACTCTGCGCGGCCGACGAGTTGGGGTACTGGCATACGTATCTTAGCGACTCCGTTGCTGCGCTGCATCTGCCCAAGGCACTTGATAAAGACAAGATATATCTCGCCGAATTTCCGCGTGATGCCGGAGTTTGTTACAAATCCAAGGCCAAGCAGGCGTTCATCTCGTCTTTTGACGAGGGAGCACTCATAGTCAATTACATTGGGCATGGAAGCGGGAACCAACTCGCCCATGAGCAGGTATTCCGTTTAGACGACGTAGGTTCGTTGTCCAACGGAGAGAAGCTACCCTTGTTTTTTGCAGGTTCATGCAAGGTCGCAAAGTTTGACGAGCCCTCCGGCAGCCAGGATGCAGAAGGAATTGCGGAAAAACTCCTGAGACAGGACGGGGGAGGGTCAATTGCGTCCGTCGCAGCGACAGGGCTTGTGTATAGCGATCAGAATTACGATTTCAACAGCGCGTTCTTCGATTTTGTTTTCCCCGGGGCATCGCTCGATTCGACGACGGCTATCGGTGTTGCTTTGCAGGCCGCCAAGAACCTCCTGGCCGTTTCCAAGGAGGATACTCTGAACGCCAGAAAGTACTTACTCATGGGTGACCCGGCCCTCCAGCTCGCCGTTCCTGAGCTTGAGGTTGCCTTTGACACGACGAGTGCTGACACCGTGCATCTGGGAGAAGTTGTGACCGTGAGCGGGGAGATAAGGGACGACGGGGAGCTTGCGCAGTGGTACGACGCGAATGTAGATCTGGAGGTTTCTGGCTCCGAAATTGTGCGTATTCCCGGTGGGTGGAGCCCTTACTATCTGCCCGGCTACAGATTCTTCCACGGCTCCGCGGCTGCGGAACAGGGAAGATTCGAGTTTTCCTTTGTCGTTCCTGTCGACACGTTGATACTGGGTTCTACGGGACGAGCCAGAGGTTATTCCGTGGGTACGGTCGACGGTACAGGTATCGTCTCGCCCATGGTGATTGATCACACCGGCGCAACCCCCAGTGATACTACCGGCCCCTCGGTAGTGCTCAGATTCGACAACGATGCGCGCTACGTTCCGTCTCAGTCGGTGCTCCACGTAATCCTGCGTGATGAGCACGGCATTAGCATAACGGGCACGAACGCGTCGAATTCCATCCTTCTTCAGGTCGACAAGGCAATCGAGCCGGTCGACCTTACGTCTGCCTTTGTCTATTACGAAAGCAGCTACCAGGGGGGACAGATCGACTATGTGATTCCGACTCTTTCCACTGGACCTCACAGCGTCCTCGTGGTGGCGCACGACAACCTGGGCAACAGAGGCGCGGGAGATTTGGGATTTGAGATTGTGGAACGGGACACGCTTCTGCTGAAAGAGGTCATAAACTATCCGAATCCATTCAAGGAAGAAACGTACATAAACTTCGATCTGACCGCCGATGGAATGGCCACAATCAAGATCTTTACTGTGTCCGGTACGTTGATTCGCAAGCTTTGTGAGAATAGCCCTGCAAGGAGGGGAAACAATCAGTTCAAGTGGGACGGAAAGGATGCCGAAGGAGACGAAGTGGCCAACGGCATCTATCTTTACAAGATAGAAGTGAAGGACGGGGAGGGGGACAAGGATTCTTTTATCGGAAGGGCGGCGGTACTGAAATAG
- a CDS encoding PorV/PorQ family protein — translation MKRCIPFYAALMFLLLSGLLPSRALAVGEAIAPSVTFAPSARSEGMGRAYVAIADDATASWWNPAGLAFLTNRNISAMHTKLAPGLADDVYYEYLGYAQSTKDWGGLAASLVYLTYGDILGTDAEGNPTGTFTSYEISPSLAYGTMLAKDLGVGVNLKIIHVNYAPSWAVMEGKAGKGTTFGADLGVLYRRNRWSLGACFQNIGPNLTLIDADQSSPISRNLKVGVAANVWEGSLGRCIAAFDVNKPFVFADDGPIVSGGGEFLFSELLAVRLGFITERWYTKDYPIEGPTFGLGLQYKGVRFDYASVPQSKELEDKVSKFSFSAKF, via the coding sequence ATGAAGAGATGCATTCCGTTTTATGCTGCCTTGATGTTTCTGCTTCTCTCGGGTCTATTGCCTTCCAGGGCGTTGGCTGTGGGTGAGGCCATTGCGCCATCTGTGACCTTTGCTCCGAGCGCTCGTTCGGAGGGAATGGGAAGGGCTTACGTTGCAATTGCCGACGACGCGACCGCCTCATGGTGGAATCCCGCCGGCCTCGCTTTTCTGACGAACAGGAACATTTCTGCAATGCATACCAAACTGGCCCCGGGCTTGGCAGACGACGTCTACTATGAGTACTTGGGCTACGCCCAATCCACGAAGGATTGGGGCGGGCTTGCCGCAAGCCTTGTGTATCTGACTTACGGCGATATTCTGGGCACCGATGCCGAGGGGAACCCGACTGGGACTTTTACCAGCTATGAAATATCGCCCTCCCTGGCATACGGGACAATGCTGGCGAAGGATCTGGGCGTCGGCGTGAACCTCAAGATTATTCACGTGAACTACGCTCCGTCGTGGGCCGTGATGGAAGGGAAGGCGGGGAAGGGTACGACCTTCGGCGCTGACCTCGGCGTTCTGTACAGGAGAAACAGGTGGAGTCTGGGCGCATGCTTCCAGAACATCGGCCCCAATCTGACGCTGATCGACGCCGACCAATCAAGCCCGATCAGCAGAAACCTGAAGGTGGGCGTTGCCGCCAACGTGTGGGAGGGGAGTCTGGGCAGATGCATCGCGGCGTTCGACGTGAACAAGCCCTTTGTTTTTGCGGACGACGGGCCCATTGTCAGTGGCGGTGGGGAGTTCCTTTTCAGCGAACTTCTTGCAGTGAGATTAGGTTTCATCACCGAGAGATGGTACACGAAGGATTATCCTATTGAGGGACCGACGTTCGGACTGGGGCTACAGTACAAGGGTGTCAGGTTCGACTACGCGAGTGTTCCCCAGTCAAAGGAACTCGAAGACAAGGTGAGCAAGTTCTCTTTTTCTGCGAAGTTCTAA